The window AGAGAGAAGTAAGCAGGTCGCTATTCAACCAAGCAACAGCAATTCTAGCGAACAGATAGAAAAGTTGATTGATGAATTAATTGACCTTGCTTTCAAGGTTTGCTGGGCATCAGCGGACTATGTGAACAACATCCAAGTCAGAACAGCTCAAGAGCAGAAACGCTTAAGGTCAGCTTTTGAAAACCAGGTAGACAGGCAGCTTTTGTATTCCATTGCTAAGAAAGCCCTAACAGACGTGAGTCATAACGTCTCGCATCAGCACGCCGCAATCATAGGAATAGCGGAAAAACAGCTTGAGCCTTATAGGGAGTACGTTTTAACAAAACTTCAGGAATGGCAGGAGCAGCAAAGTCCTGAACAGCCGGCTCTTTCCCCCGCCGAAGAATTCCCGGTACAGCGCACCAGCTCAGATCGCCGTCGAGCGGTCATAGCGTTTATTTTTGGCTTAATTGACCAGTACGGTTCCCTAGACGCAATTCCTAGGCGGGGGAAGGGAAAGGCTGGTATCAATCTAGAAGTAGAGTGGGGAACCAACCGGCTCTCGCAGATGTTCGGGGTCAGCTCTAACACCGTTCTTGATATCTGGCGAGAGGTTGAGGAGGCTATCAAAAAGTATGGTGAAATCAGTGCGTGGCATCGCCTGTTGTAGCAGTCGGCAACCTTATTAATTCAACATTTTATTGCCAGAAGTTTTGCCAATCCGTTCAGGATTAGGTTTTAGCTCATCGGGTAGGGATTGAACCGCCCCCCATTGTTTGACTAAGTCTTGTAACAGCGCCTCTTGCCGAACCCGAAATCCTTCCAAGTCATTGCCGCCATTCATGGTTGCAAACCAAACCGTGCCCTGTTGTTGAGTGGGTAATGCTCCCGCTAAGGCACTAACGGTATTTAAACTGCCTGATTTCACCACTAAGAATGGGGGAAGTTTGCGTTGATTTAAGATGCCTTCATCTTGTCCCACAATGGCGAACAAATCGCCAACTGTCATGTTGTGAGGTTGTAGATAGCGCTCAAGGGCGAGAAACATGGCACAGGCGGCGCGAGGAGAAATCCGGTTGAGTGGACTTAACCCAGAACCGTTGACTAGGATAATTTCGGATTGCGGTACCCCAGCGGCTTGCGCGGCTTTGAAGGCGACGATTTTAGCACCACCAACGGAATTGGCGATCATCTCTGCCATCTTATTGTTGCTGTACTGATTCATCTTTTTCAGCAGTTCAGCCAGGGGGAAGGACGAGTGGCGAATCAGAGGTTTGACGTTGCTGGGAGTTGAGGATGATACCTGGACAGAACCCGCGATCGCAACTTGGGGTTTGGGGGTGCCTGGGGGTAATGTCTGATACTGAGTTTGGGCGGCAGCAGGCCAAGTTTGAGCATTTAACGCTTGTTTGAGCAGGTTGCCGGATTTGAGAGGGCTAGGCTCAAAATTCATGTAAAATTGACCTGTGATCACTAAATTGCCCGTCACCTGCTTGATGCCTTTCTGATTTAAGAGATTGCCCAGCGCGATCGCTTCTTCCCAAACAAAAAACGGGTCTTCTCCTCCCTGAATCACTAAATCCCCTTTTAATACCCCATTCTCAATCGGACCAGTTGCGCCAATCTGGGTGATAAATTGGTGGTCGGGACTAAAGGTTTGCAGTGCTGCCAAGGACGTTGCCACCTTGGTGAGCGAAGCGGCAGGCAGAGGAACGGTACCTTGGTAATTGGCTAAAAGAGTATTACCCGCTTGTATCCACATCCCTTGGCTTTGCTTGGCAAATCCCTTCGCCGCGAATCCATTGAAGTATTGCTCAACTTGCTGTTGAACCGCTGGATCAGGATTATCAGGAGATGCCAGGGATGGGATAGCTGGCTTTTTCGCAACGGCTACCGGATTTTCTGCTTCTGTGGCACTCTCGGCACGGTTGGCTGATGAGCGGGGAGAATTAGATTTTAGAGAACATCCAGCAAGAAGCGTGAGTAGAGCGAAAGATAGTGCAGCAGTTAAGCGAACAGTTTTCGGCATGGCGTTGAGTTGAGAGTACCATCTGGCTTCTGACCTGAGCTAAAGTTTACAGGTTCCTGGTACTTTCCCAATCAGTCTATAGCTGTCTCCAGTTTGTCAGTTGCGCCCCTTATTTCGCAATCCAGTGCAACTCTAACCAGAAGCGTGGATCGGTATGCTTGATCTTCGACAAGGGATCGCGTACCAGTCGCGTCGCATTCATACATACCACCTCAACTAATCCCATGTTTTCTGCCACTTCTCGAAGCACATCTCTTTGCTCTAGCACAGCCGCCACGATCTCATCAGGACAATAAATTCCTATATATTGCAATCGCTTAGGGGGGCGTCCCCAGGAAGAGTTGATAACTTTAACATAACAGCGGCGCAACAATTGTCCTGCTTTTGGATAAAAATGTTTGACGACGATAGTAAATTCTTTAGCCAGATGTTCTTCAGTAATCATGGGGAAGCCCATTTGTGTAGCAAAAATTACCAATACTTAATTGATTAATCAAAATAATCTGATCGGTTTACTCTTAAATTCATTGTTCAAAATTATATTGAGGTAAAACGACTTTAATTTTTAAGCTGTTACGCATTTAATTTGTATACCTTCACACCCCACACCCTACACCCCACACCCCTTTCAAAAATTTTCATATCCAATTTAGATGCGCCGCAGCTTACCTCACCTAAGATGAGACTTGAGGATATAAACCCAATTGTATAGCGAGTTGACGGGCAACATGAATTAAAAACTTGGCGGCATCTTGGTTGTCTTCGTGTGCCATGATTGTTGCCACTTGTACCATTGTTTGTACTAAACCCGCATCCAGTAATTCGGCTTGAGCGTCCAAAACCTCTGGTTCTTGACCATTGGGACAACTGAGTAGCTGATCAATTAGATAAAGATATAGTTCTTGGCGTTGTTGTGTCATGGCTGTTTTTTTTGAGGATTATAGTGATAGACAGAAGCAGAAATTAGAGCCGTTAGATTTGGATAGTTTCTGAGAATCGATACGCAAAGGCTAGCCCACTCGCTTAATCTCCTAAGTGAGACGATAAACACTGCCGTAATCTCGGTCGAATGCGTACTGACCAGATTTATTTCTTTATATTGTTTATAACAGTTGTCTCACAATCAGGAAGAGTACCTGAATCGGTTAAATTTATTAAATTAATTAAGCTTGTACTCAAAGCTGCCCAACCCAGTCTGCTCAGGATTTCAAAAATATATTGGGGTAGGGGGACTCGTATTTCTGGGTAGAGGTACGAGTATTTACTAGAGAGGGAACGGGTGGCTTTGTATTCAGTATCAAACCTCCCAATTGCTTGGGGTGTAAGCCGTTTTTTACTAATTCTTTTGAGTACACATCTTGTACTCAAATCTGGCATTGATTTAAGCCAGTGCTATTTCGGTTATCGGCTAATGAGGTGGCAAAATCGGAATCGAAATCAAGAACTGAGTTCCCCGATCACACTGCGAAATACACTTCAACTCGCCGTGATGTTTTTCCACTACAATATGATGGACAATTGACAGCCCTAAACCCGTACCCTTGCCTACTGGTTTCGTTGTAAAGAAGGGTTCAAACAGTCGTTTTTGTACTTCTTCTGGAATACCGCAACCGTTATCAGCAATAGAAATGAGGACAGAGTCAGCAGAGGTTTGCTCCGTTGTAATCGTGATGATGCGTGGTGATTGTTGGTGTTCTATAGCGTCAATGGCATTACTAAGAAGATTCATAAACACCTGATTGAGTTGACTGGCATAGCACGCCACCAAAGGCAGGTTGCCATACTCTTTAATCACGCTAATTTTAGGCTGTCCGGCTTTTCCTCTCAGTCGATTGTGCAGAATAAGTAATGTACTGTCAATACCCTCATGAATATTCACTGGATTCATCCCCGCCTCTTCCAACCTGGAAAAGTTTCGCAGAGATAAAACAATATCGCGAATACGGTTCGTCCCCAATTTCATTGAATCCAGCATTTTGGGCAAATCTTCCATCAAGAAATCCAAGTCGTTGTCTTCAACACTCGATTGAATCTCTGGCATGGGATTAGGGTAATACTGCCGATACAGACGTAGTGTATGCATCAGGCTATGAATATATTCGCTAGCGTGGCTGAGATTACCGTGGATGAAGTTAACAGGGTTGTTAATTTCGTGAGCAACACCCGCTACCATTTGTCCCATACTGGATAGTTTTTCACTTTGAACCAGTTGGGATTGAGTTAATTTTAGATTTTGTAAGATAACTTCCAGCTTTTCAGCTTGTTGCCGAGATTTGGCT of the Allocoleopsis franciscana PCC 7113 genome contains:
- a CDS encoding D-alanyl-D-alanine carboxypeptidase, with product MPKTVRLTAALSFALLTLLAGCSLKSNSPRSSANRAESATEAENPVAVAKKPAIPSLASPDNPDPAVQQQVEQYFNGFAAKGFAKQSQGMWIQAGNTLLANYQGTVPLPAASLTKVATSLAALQTFSPDHQFITQIGATGPIENGVLKGDLVIQGGEDPFFVWEEAIALGNLLNQKGIKQVTGNLVITGQFYMNFEPSPLKSGNLLKQALNAQTWPAAAQTQYQTLPPGTPKPQVAIAGSVQVSSSTPSNVKPLIRHSSFPLAELLKKMNQYSNNKMAEMIANSVGGAKIVAFKAAQAAGVPQSEIILVNGSGLSPLNRISPRAACAMFLALERYLQPHNMTVGDLFAIVGQDEGILNQRKLPPFLVVKSGSLNTVSALAGALPTQQQGTVWFATMNGGNDLEGFRVRQEALLQDLVKQWGAVQSLPDELKPNPERIGKTSGNKMLN
- a CDS encoding sensor histidine kinase, coding for MSRWQLEKADSMDHQNGHHPYSHYYTESNLITAELMGEKVGDKSLSAYGLALAECSYIDERLRESLKELSKLKSALDEAAIVAITDCRGIIRYVNDTFCEISQYSREELIGKDHRIINSGYHSQEFFTQFWSTIRSGKVWKGEIRNKAKNGAYYWVDTTIVPFLDAKGKPYQYLAIRFDITDRKKAEEALRQSEAKSRQQAEKLEVILQNLKLTQSQLVQSEKLSSMGQMVAGVAHEINNPVNFIHGNLSHASEYIHSLMHTLRLYRQYYPNPMPEIQSSVEDNDLDFLMEDLPKMLDSMKLGTNRIRDIVLSLRNFSRLEEAGMNPVNIHEGIDSTLLILHNRLRGKAGQPKISVIKEYGNLPLVACYASQLNQVFMNLLSNAIDAIEHQQSPRIITITTEQTSADSVLISIADNGCGIPEEVQKRLFEPFFTTKPVGKGTGLGLSIVHHIVVEKHHGELKCISQCDRGTQFLISIPILPPH